The genomic region CCCTCCAACAGCAGGTGCCCGGAGGCGACCTGCGGATTGAGTTCGTTGAGCCGCATCAGGCGACGGGCCTTGCGGCGCGTGATCAGGATCCCGACGACCGCAACCGTCCAGATCACGTACTGCGCCGTCCACGCCCATCGGAACGAATCGAACGAGATCTCGCCCGCGGCGTCGAGGATGACGCCCATCGCCTGCATCACGAGCAGCGAGGCAACGAAGCCGCCCATGTTGACCAGCCCTGACGCGGCGCCCAGGGTCGCGCCCGGGTTGAACGTGCGCGCGAAGTCGAACCCGACCATCGAGCCGGGACCCCCGACGGAGATCACCACGATCAACACGATGAGCAGCCACAGCGGCGCCGGGCCGGGCAGTGCCAGCACCACCGACCACACCAGGGCGTTGCTGGCGATTATCCCCAGCACCAGGCGCGAGCGCCGGTGGGGTCGGCGTCCGGTGAAGATGCCGACGAGGATCCCCGAGGAGATGGCCGCCACCACCGACACCGTCAGCAGGGTGCCCGCGACGCTCGCGGACACGCCCTGCGCCTCTGTCAGATAGGGCACACCCCACATCAGCGCGAACACCGTCACCGAGAACTGAGTGCCCATGTGAGTGAAGAACCCCAGGCGGGTTCCCGGGCGTAGCCACACGGTCTTGACGCTGGCCAGCGTCTCGCGCACCGACATCGTCTCGGCCTCGACCAGATTGCCCCGCGGGGTGTTCTCCACCAGCGCCAGCGTCAGCACCATCGACAGCACGCCCAGAGCGGCCACCGATGCGTAGGCGGTGCTCCAGCCCCACGCCGCCAACACGGTGAAGAACGGCACCGCAGAGAGCACCTGTCCAAGCTGTCCGCAGATCCCGGTCAGCTGGGTCACGAGCGGAACCTGCCGCGGGGTGAACCAGTGCGGCACGAGCCGCAGCACGGAGATGAACGTAAAGGCATCGCCGAGGCCGAGCACCGCCCGCGCCGCGATGGCCACCGGCAGCGATTCAGCGAAGGCCAGCACGAGCTGCCCCGACGCCATCAGCGCGGCACCGGTCAGGATCATGGCCTTCGAGCCGAAACGGTCGAGCAGCAGCCCCGCGGGAACCTGCGCGCAGGCATAAACGATGACCTGCAAGACGACGAACGTCGACAGCAGACTGGGGCTGGCTGAGAACCGGTCGGCAGCGTCCAGGCCCGAAACGCCGAGTGTGGTGCGGTCCAACACGGCGACGATGTAGGCGAACAGGCCGGTGGCCCACACGATCCAGGAACGCACACCGAACCTTTCTCGTGATCGCCTCATCAGCGGCCCTCTGACCATGGTCGCCCAGCCGCGCCTGCCGACGCCAATCCCGGCCGGGTGAACTCGCTCACCTCCGCGGATCCACTGGAGTGACTGTTGGCTGAATCGACACCGGCCTGCGATCGGTACCTAGCTCAGTGTCAGATCCCTGCAGGCCGGACCTGTTCCGGCGCATAGCCAGCAAACCGAGATACATGGTGCATGAGTTTCGCTCGCCCCGGGCTGCGCAGCTAAGGTGGGGTTATGACTTCCGGCGGTGCCACGCCGTCCCGCACCACACGAGAGACCTGGGTGCGGCGGGGTGACTGAGTACCGTCTCGACGAACTCGCCCAGATCTCCGGGGTCAGCGCCCGCAACATCCGGGCTTACCGGGAGCGCGGGCTGCTCGACCCCCCGCGGCGGGTGGGGCGATCCGCGGTCTACGACGATTACCACCTCTCGCAGCTGCGCACCATCAACCAGCTGCACCGCCGCGGCTTCAACTCCGCCCACATCGCCGAGTTCTTCACGAGCTTGCGCCAAGGCGCCGATCTGGCCGACATCCTGGGTCTGCAGCGGGCGGTCCTGGGTCCGCGCACCGATTCCGCAGACGAGGGCACCGGCGCGGAGACCACCGCCCGCGATCCGGCGATCGACGCCGGCAGTGACGAGGCGCGCCGGCTCGTCGACTACGGCCTGGCCGAGGTGGTCGACGACATGGTCAAGGTGACCGACCCCGCGGTGCGCAAGGTCATCACGCGGTCGGATGACCCTCTGGTCTACATACGGGTGCTGCTGCACATCGTCGAGGCGACGCGGGACGCGATCGACGGGTTGGCGGGCGGGTTCGTCCACGGGCTCGACGAGTGCATCGCCGCTCGGTTCGGCGCCGTCCACGCGCCCGGACCCGGCCAGACCGAAGAGCTGGGCCAGGTGGTGCGGGACTACCGCGAGCTGTGGAACGGAGTCGTGTCGGGCCGGTTGGAAAGGGCGTTGCAGGAACACGTCACGGCGACCGACTCCGAGTACGCGGCAGGCATCCTCCTCGGCGGCCGACGGGAGGCCGGCTCCACCTGAGTCGACCGCCGAGTGGTACGGCCGCGATCCCTTCGAAACCTGTCAATGCCGCTGTGACCAGCGAAGTAGACGTGAAAATCGAGACTTCTGTCGTAATCTGTGGCTTGTGTCGATGTCCCGGCGCGCCGTGCTCAGAGGCGCCGTCTGCGCACCCGCCGCGTTGGCCGTCGGTGCCGGCCTTCAGGGGCTGGCACCGACGGCGCCCGCCTCCGCGGCGCCGCTGGGCATCCTGCTCGACTACGCGGCCGGCGTGATCAAGGCCAGCGACATAAAAGCATCAGGCGCACTCGGCGCGATCCGCTACGTTTCCGACCGCCGCCCCGGCGGAGAGTGGATGCTGGGCAAGCCGATCGTGCTGGCCGAAGCGCGCGACCTCTACCAGGGCGGCCTGAAGATCGTGTCGTGCTACCAGTACGGCAAGCAGGACACCGCCGACTGGCTCGCCGGCCAGAGCGCGGGCATCGCGCACGCCAAACGCGGCTGGGAACTTCATGTCGCCGCGGGCGGCTCAAACGGCGCGCCGATCTACGCCTCAATCGACGACGACCCGACATTCGAGCAGTACAAGCGGCAGGTGGCGCCGTATCTGCGCGGCTGGGAAGCCGTGCTGGGCCGGCAGCGGGTCGGCGTCTACGCCAACTCCAAGACCATCGAATGGGCCATGCAGGACGGCATCGGAACCTACTACTGGCAGCACAACTGGGGATCGCCGGGGAAAGTCGCCCATCCGGCCGCACATCTGCACCAGGTGGAGATCGACGAGCGCTCCGTGGGCGGCGTCGGCGTGGACATCAACCACATCTTGAAGCCTCGCTACGGACAGTGGGACTAAACCTTACCGATCAGTAAGTACGCGCAGCAAACTCCATGCGGTGGCTGGCCGCTTCGGGAAGACAAATCTCGCCGCCGTGTCTTGTCTGGAGCCGCCGACGTCGCTGGTGAGACGGGTCGAAGATTTTTACATAACAATTTGATAACAATCCCGCTCTGATCTGCGGACTTCGGTCTACTCGACCGTAACCACCCGCATGCAGGACGTTTGTCCGAGTGGCTGATAACGCCACCTGAGCGTTGCGTTACGCAATAGCGGGTTACCCGAGCGTAGAACTCTCCAGTAACCAATTCGCGGGCCAATCCAGGGTCACCTCTTATGACACTCTTAGTACGGCTGGCGTGCGCGGAAGGCGGATCGCAGGAGCAGAGGCAGGCGCTGTCCGATCCGCCGGGACGCAGCAGAACCAGCCGGATTCGACGCCGAATCGCATGGCCGGGCGCAGGCAGCGCGGGCCACCGGAGATTCCGAGACCACAGACGACGAGCTTCACGCGGGACGAGGAGAAGACAAGACGTGACGATCAACGAGCAGCACCGGGTGTCCACCGACCGCACCGCCGAATCGAGGGAGACCTTGGCGGGCACCCACGCCCTCGTCGATCGGCTCAACTCCGGAGAGCCTTACGCGGTGGCATTCGGCGGCCAGGGCGGCTTCTGGCTGGAGAATCTCGAGGAACTCGTCAGCTCGGCAGGCATCGAGTCAGAACTCAGCGAACTGGTCGGTGAGGCGGCGCTGCTGCTCGAACCCGTCGCGCGCGAGCTCGTGGTTGTCCGCCCCATCGGGTTCGAGCCTCTGCAGTGGGTGCGGGCGCTGGCCGCCGACGAGCCGCTGCCGCCGACCAAGCAACTCATCACCGCCGCCATCTCCGGCCCGGGAATCCTGCTCGCGCAGATGGCCGCGACCCGCGCGGTCATCCGCCAGGGCCTGGACCTGTACGACACCCCGCCGGTCGCCATGGCCGGGCACTCGCAGGGCATCATGGCCTGCGAATCGCTGCGGGCACGCGGCACCAAGGACGCCGAACTGCTGGCCCTGCTGCAGCTCATCGGCGCGGCCGGCTCGCTGGTCTCGCGACGGCGCGGCATGGTCGGGCGGGGCGACAAGTCGCCGATGGTCTCGGTGACCAACGTCGACCCCGATCGCATCGCCGCCCTGCTGGAGGAGTTCTCCACCGACGTGCGCACGGTGTTGCCGCCGGTGCTCTCCATCCGCAACGGCAGGCGATCCGTCGTCATCACCGGCACCCCCGAGCAGTTGGGCCGGTTCGAGCTCTACTGCGCGAAGATCACCGAGAAGGAGGAGGCCGAGCGCAAGAACAAGGTGCGCGGCGGCAGTGTATTCAGTCCAGCGTTCAGCCAGATTCAGGTGGAGGTCGGCTTCCACACGCCGCGGCTCGCCGACGGGGTCGAGGTCGTCGACCGCTGGGCCGCCAAGTGTGGCATCGACCCCGACCTCGCTCACCACATGACCGAGTCGATCTTCGTGCGCCCGATCGACTGGGTGGCCGAGGTGGAGCGGCTGCACGACGCCGGCGCCAAGTGGATCGTCGACCTGGGCCCCAGCGACACCCTGACCCGCCTGACCGCTCCGGTGATCCGCGGGCTCGGTGTGGGCATCGTGCCCGCCGCCACGCGCGTCGGGCAGCGCAACCTGTTCACCGTCGGCGCCGAACCCGAGGTGCCGCCGGCGTGGTCCAGCTACGCACCGACCACCGTGCAACTGCCTGACGGATCGGTGAAGCTGTCGACGAAGTTCACCCGCCTCACCGGGCGCTCGCCGATCCTGCTCGCGGGCATGACCCCGACGACGGTCGACGCGAAGATCGTCGCGGCGGCTGCCAACGCCGGGCACTGGGCCGAGCTCGCCGGCGGCGGCCAGGTCACCGAGGAGATCTTCACCGACCGCATCGCCGAGCTGACCACGCTGCTCGAACCGGGCCGCGCCGTGCAGTTCAACTCGCTGTTCCTCGACCCTTACCTGTGGAAGCTGCAGCTGGGCGGGAAGCGTCTGGTGCAGCGGGCCCGCCAGTCGGGCGCCCCTATCGACGGCGTCGTCGTCTCCGCCGGCATCCCCGAGCTGGAGGAGGCCGTCGCGCTGATCGACGAGCTCAACACGGTCGGCATCAGCCACGTGGTGTTCAAGCCCGGCACCGTGGACCAGATCAAGTCGGTCATCAAGATCGCCGCCGAGGTGCCCGGCAAGGACGTCATCGTGCACATCGAGGGCGGTCGCGCCG from Mycobacterium sp. IDR2000157661 harbors:
- a CDS encoding MFS transporter: MRSWIVWATGLFAYIVAVLDRTTLGVSGLDAADRFSASPSLLSTFVVLQVIVYACAQVPAGLLLDRFGSKAMILTGAALMASGQLVLAFAESLPVAIAARAVLGLGDAFTFISVLRLVPHWFTPRQVPLVTQLTGICGQLGQVLSAVPFFTVLAAWGWSTAYASVAALGVLSMVLTLALVENTPRGNLVEAETMSVRETLASVKTVWLRPGTRLGFFTHMGTQFSVTVFALMWGVPYLTEAQGVSASVAGTLLTVSVVAAISSGILVGIFTGRRPHRRSRLVLGIIASNALVWSVVLALPGPAPLWLLIVLIVVISVGGPGSMVGFDFARTFNPGATLGAASGLVNMGGFVASLLVMQAMGVILDAAGEISFDSFRWAWTAQYVIWTVAVVGILITRRKARRLMRLNELNPQVASGHLLLEGADAALETGVNPAAD
- a CDS encoding MerR family transcriptional regulator — translated: MTEYRLDELAQISGVSARNIRAYRERGLLDPPRRVGRSAVYDDYHLSQLRTINQLHRRGFNSAHIAEFFTSLRQGADLADILGLQRAVLGPRTDSADEGTGAETTARDPAIDAGSDEARRLVDYGLAEVVDDMVKVTDPAVRKVITRSDDPLVYIRVLLHIVEATRDAIDGLAGGFVHGLDECIAARFGAVHAPGPGQTEELGQVVRDYRELWNGVVSGRLERALQEHVTATDSEYAAGILLGGRREAGST
- a CDS encoding DUF1906 domain-containing protein, with amino-acid sequence MSRRAVLRGAVCAPAALAVGAGLQGLAPTAPASAAPLGILLDYAAGVIKASDIKASGALGAIRYVSDRRPGGEWMLGKPIVLAEARDLYQGGLKIVSCYQYGKQDTADWLAGQSAGIAHAKRGWELHVAAGGSNGAPIYASIDDDPTFEQYKRQVAPYLRGWEAVLGRQRVGVYANSKTIEWAMQDGIGTYYWQHNWGSPGKVAHPAAHLHQVEIDERSVGGVGVDINHILKPRYGQWD